The Candidatus Margulisiibacteriota bacterium genome contains the following window.
AAAGTGGGGGATACCGTTAAGGTTTTCTCCAAGATCATCGAAGGGGGCAAGGAACGGGTCCAGGGTTTTGAAGGGATCGTCCTGAAGCTTTCCGGCGTCGGCGCCCGTAAGAACTTTACCGTCCGAAAGATCGTTCAAGGTGTTGGCGTGGAAAGAACTTTCCCGATCAACTCACCGAAGATCGACCATGTTGACCTGTTGCGGAGCGGAAAAACCCGCCGGGCCAAGCTTTATTATTTAAGAAAGAGGATCGGCAGCCGCGCTATCCGGG
Protein-coding sequences here:
- the rplS gene encoding 50S ribosomal protein L19 translates to MSVIKEIEEGTKRKIKNFKVGDTVKVFSKIIEGGKERVQGFEGIVLKLSGVGARKNFTVRKIVQGVGVERTFPINSPKIDHVDLLRSGKTRRAKLYYLRKRIGSRAIRVDEGVAEGPESAQA